The genomic window ATTGGAGAAGAGGTGCTTGGACTTTCTTCAGATACAAGAGATGCAATAGGAGAGCTAACAAACATAATAGCGGGCAGAGTGAAAAAGATTTTCTATGAAAAAAAGATTCATATTAAAATCTCTGTACCAAATGTTATTGTAGGCAAAGAACATACTATTAGTTCAGCCAAAGGTATACCTACAATAGTTATACCGTTTGAAAGTGAGCTTGGAAGTTTTGCCATACAAGCATCATTAAAGAAGGCTTAAAAATCGGAGGGGACAATGAGTACTCAAGACGAAATTGATAAACTACTTGCCAGTTTTAATTCAGCAAAAAAAGAAGATATTGAAAATATTCTGGATAAGTTTGAAGAAAATAACCAAAAAAAGCTTAAGGAAGAAACTTTTGAAGAATCAACTGTAAAAACTCAACAAAAAGAGTCAGAAAATATTGAACACCTTCAAGGCGTGATTTATCCCCAGGAAGACCACAGGGTTGTAGACAAGCTTGATGAAATAACAAAAGAAAGCGAAGAAAAGGTAAATCGATTATTTGAGTTGCTTGAAAATGCTGTAAGCAGAATTGATGCTATGGATGCGGAATTAAAAAAGATTAAGCCTTACCTTGATGAACATAAAAAATTTATGGATCTTTTTATTAGTGCATTTCCAAAAGCAGCAGTAAAGCAAAATTATGAATATTTCACAAATGTATTAAAAATTTTTGATGAAATTCAAGCAACACACGAAGAATTAAAAAATTACATATTTGATTCTATGGATTTATTGCAATTTCAGGATATTACAAGGCAAAAGATAGAAAAAGTAATAAGCGTAATTCAGGCTTTGCATGAGTATTTAAACAACTGGTTTTCATCAGGTAAAAAAGTTAGAGCTCGTGTCGCAAAAACAATTGTAGATGAATCTAAAAAAGATCAGATTGACAAAGAAGTAGATGATATAGTAAAGAGGTTTCAAAAGGGGGAGATTAAATGAAAATTATTACAATTGATGATTCTTCTACTATGAGAAGAATTATTAAAAATACACTATCTCGTATAGGATACGGTAGTGATGTATTGGAAGCAGAAGATGGCAAGCAAGCACTTGATATTCTATCTCAAACAAAAGTTGATCTTATTATAACAGATTGGAATATGCCAAACATGGATGGGTTAACCTTTGTCAAAAAAATACGCAGTATGAAAGAGTGGGATGATGTGCCTATTATTATGGTCACAACGGAAGCAGCAAAAGAAGATATACTAGAAGCACTAAAGGCAGGCGTCAATAATTACATTGTAAAACCTTTTACGCCAGAAGTATTAAAAGAAAAAATAGAAGTTGTTATGGGTTTAAAGTAAAATGGACAACTTTTTTGACTTTACTTTAGATGAACTTCAAGAGTATATGTTAAATTTGGGATTAGAAAAGTACAGAGCAAAACAGCTATTTAGCTTTATATATGCTAAAGGTTTTGATGACTTTTTAAATATCAGTGTTTTAAAAAAAATAGACAGAAAACTTTTAAGTGAGAGATTTTTAATCCCAAAACTTGATTGTATTACAACAAAGGATTCTGATGGTACAACAAAAATTTTATTTAAGTTATTTGATAACCAAGCCGTAGAATCCGTTTTGATTCCAATGAAAGAAGGTAAAAACACTATATGCGTTTCTACTCAAGTGGGATGTAAAATGAACTGTAAATTTTGTGCTACAGCAAAGCTAGGATTTATTAGAAATTTACAAGCATGGGAAATTGTTTATCAAGTATGGTATATTTATAATTATATTAAAAAGACAACACATAAAACGCCAAATATAGTATTTATGGGTATGGGAGAGCCACTTGATAATTACCACAATACAATAAAAGCTATTAAGATACTTAATAATGAATTTGGTTTGAGCATATCAAAACGTCGCATAACACTATCAACCTGTGGCGTTGTTCCAAAAATTGAAATGCTAAAAAAAGATTTAGCTTACATTAATCTTGCAATATCATTGAATGCAGCCGATAATTTTAAACGGAGTTATTTGATGCCCATTAACAATACTTATCCACTGGAAGAATTAATAAATTCTGTAAAAGATTTTCCTATGCCGGAGCGTAAAAGACTGACATTTGAATATGTGATGATTAAAGATTTTAATGATAAACAAGAAGATATAAAGAATTTGATCAAGTTACTAAAGCCAATCAGGTGTAAAATAAATTTGATACCTTTAAACAAACACATTTTTACAGATAAACTATTGCCCAGTGATGATAAAACAATAGAAGAATTTGCTCAGCACCTAAGAGATAAAAATATGTTTGTTACTGTAAGAAAATCTAAAGGCGAATCAATTAATGCGGCTTGTGGTATGCTTGTAGCTGCAATGCGCTAATGCAATAGAAATGGCATCAGACACATCAAGGGGTAAGTTGTCTAATTTTTTGTTAAATGTTTTTTCAATGATAAATTTTAGCTGGGTTTTTGAAGCAGCTCCATAACCAGATATCGCCTGTTTTATCTCTCTTGTTGAATAATGAGCAACGTTAATATTAGAAAGCTTTATAGCAGCAAGTATTGCACCTTTTATTTCACTAAGTTTCAAAGACGATTTGATGTTTACAGAATAAAATACATCCTCAACCGCAGCTTCGTTAATATTATGATTTTTAATTACTTCTTGAGTTTTTAAAAAAACTGCATATAACTTATCATCAAAATTCTGTATCTTTTGTAAACTAATAAAATCGTATTCGAATGTCTTATTTAAGCAGTCCACTATACCAAAAGCTGTGGTTTTACTACCCGGATCTATTCCCAGTATTATCATCAAATTTTCTGTTGGATGGTAAAACTCTTCTTGCACCAACAAACCTTTTTAGAAAATAACCATCTAAAGGCGATATTACTACGCCAGTATTTTGATTTAATGCAGATATAAATTTATCATCCCCAATATATATTCCAACATGAGAAGGATAAGTCCCTGGATATGTTTGAAAAAACAATAAATTTGGATAAAATGAAAGAAAACGCGGAAAAACAAAAAGAAGCCTTGGAAGTGAGTAAAAACGTTATTTTTTCATTACCGGAAACAATTACGAAATGGCAGATAAGAGGAATTTCTTATTTATTGAATCAAGGAATAACAGAAATTTCTCAAGACGAATTAGATAAACAAACTTTTAAAATGATTTCAAAAGAAGAAATAGAAGATTTTGAAAAACTAATAAAAGAAACAGAAGACAAACTTGAAGAGTTAAAAAAAGTTAAGTTTTCTGGAAACCTTGAAGTAATGATGATGACATCAGTTG from Desulfurella sp. includes these protein-coding regions:
- a CDS encoding chemotaxis protein CheX, yielding MSTISADWINPFILATTEIFKDIVGVEPKLSKPYVKQTDEPLFDISGIIGITGEAIGSIAFSLPKQTALKVVSRFIGEEVLGLSSDTRDAIGELTNIIAGRVKKIFYEKKIHIKISVPNVIVGKEHTISSAKGIPTIVIPFESELGSFAIQASLKKA
- a CDS encoding response regulator, coding for MKIITIDDSSTMRRIIKNTLSRIGYGSDVLEAEDGKQALDILSQTKVDLIITDWNMPNMDGLTFVKKIRSMKEWDDVPIIMVTTEAAKEDILEALKAGVNNYIVKPFTPEVLKEKIEVVMGLK
- the rlmN gene encoding 23S rRNA (adenine(2503)-C(2))-methyltransferase RlmN; protein product: MDNFFDFTLDELQEYMLNLGLEKYRAKQLFSFIYAKGFDDFLNISVLKKIDRKLLSERFLIPKLDCITTKDSDGTTKILFKLFDNQAVESVLIPMKEGKNTICVSTQVGCKMNCKFCATAKLGFIRNLQAWEIVYQVWYIYNYIKKTTHKTPNIVFMGMGEPLDNYHNTIKAIKILNNEFGLSISKRRITLSTCGVVPKIEMLKKDLAYINLAISLNAADNFKRSYLMPINNTYPLEELINSVKDFPMPERKRLTFEYVMIKDFNDKQEDIKNLIKLLKPIRCKINLIPLNKHIFTDKLLPSDDKTIEEFAQHLRDKNMFVTVRKSKGESINAACGMLVAAMR
- the ruvC gene encoding crossover junction endodeoxyribonuclease RuvC, which produces MQEEFYHPTENLMIILGIDPGSKTTAFGIVDCLNKTFEYDFISLQKIQNFDDKLYAVFLKTQEVIKNHNINEAAVEDVFYSVNIKSSLKLSEIKGAILAAIKLSNINVAHYSTREIKQAISGYGAASKTQLKFIIEKTFNKKLDNLPLDVSDAISIALAHCSYKHTTSRIN
- a CDS encoding C40 family peptidase; amino-acid sequence: MFFQTYPGTYPSHVGIYIGDDKFISALNQNTGVVISPLDGYFLKRFVGARRVLPSNRKFDDNTGNRSG